The Phormidium yuhuli AB48 DNA window ATGGGGGGTAGCTCATCGGCTAATTTCAGACTGGACAATCAACTTCTGCAATTGAGAACCACTGGTCCAGAGATTAACCCAGGACGAACGGGATCTCCCTCTAGTTTTACCTTTCAAAATTCTGATCGCTCCATTCAGGTCAGGTTACAAGGAGATTGGCGGATTGAGCATCCTGGTGCCACGTCTGGATGGGTGACGAATAATGCAACTTTGGAGGTGAGCCAAGGAAATCAGACTAGGGAATTATCTGTGTTTGCCAGTTTGGGATGTCAGTTTTTGTTCTTTTAAATCAAGCTGGTCAAAGGAAATTCCCTGACTATCGACCCTTTGCCAACCCTTGTTCTTGCTGACTTGGCTGGAGCAGTCATATTCTTGGGGCAGCTCTATCTTCCCGAGTGCAGGCGGTAGACCTGCCCGGAGTCCCTCTCATGGCTCCAACCATGACACTATGAGCATCCCTCTCTCCTCGTGGGTTTTCTTGAATTTGTAAAGATTTATCACAAATTTAGCCTCATTACGTAAAACTTGACCTTCTTGGCCGATAGACCTGTAGAGCCTCTTCTAGGGTTCGCCGGTCAACCTCAGATTTCTTTCAAACTTGGGTCGGCCGAGGGTTAATTTTAGCCAGGGAAAAGCCAGCGCTATGAGTTAGAACCTGCTGCAAAGTTGAGTGATGATTGAGTCAACCTTATTTCTAGATATTTCTGCATAGAAATTGGGGTTGAATGTTATTATTTTTTATGTGTGAAAAAGATTGCTTTTTCATAACTTGCTGTCCTGCTTTTATGCTTTAATGAGAATATAAAGTTTTCATGAAGATAGGAACATTAGGTTGACTTTGTTGAATCGCTCGACTACAAAATAATGAAAGCTTTTCAAAAAAACTAAGCCAAGGGGTTGTAATCATGGTTTTGACTATTGTGACGGATGGTGGGTTTGACTTTGGAATTGCAACGGAGAGCGATGATCGGGTCATCATGGCTCAGTTGCCACAGAACCAGTTAGATCAGTTGCGGAACTCACCGTTTACGGATGCGATCGCCCTCCTGGGAGGGAATGATTATTTCGAGAATGACGACACGGGACGAATTGTCTTCGGCAATGCCGGAAATGACACGATTTTCGGCGGTGCGGGCAATGACACCATCTCCGGGGGTCGTGATAATGACTATATTGATGGTCGAGGTGGCGATAACATCCTATTCGGCAATCTCGGCGATGATACCGTCATTGGCGGCTCGGGGAATGATACGATTTTTGGCGGACAAGGGAATGATGTTATTATCGGCGGACCCGGCAATGATGTCTTGTCGGGCGATCGGGGTTTGGATACCCTAACCGGTGGGGGAGGAGCGAATCAGTTCTTCCTGCAAGCCTCGGGTGCTAATCGTGATGTGATTACCGACTTCCAGCCTGGGGTTGATAAACTCCGTCTTCCGGATGGGGTGGCCTTTGCTGAACTGCAAATTCGGGGGTCTGGTACTAATACTGAGATTGTCCGGAATGGAGAGGTGTTAGCGATTCTCAATGGTGTCGCCCCAGGTTCCGTCACGGCTAATGACTTTATTGGCAATGTTGGAGAGACTCCACCCGTAGCTGTGACCCCAGGAAACACAGCAAGGACTGCTGGTGACTTGGGAGTCTTTAGTGGAACTCGTACTTTCCGAGACTTTGTTGGTACTACTG harbors:
- a CDS encoding calcium-binding protein produces the protein MVLTIVTDGGFDFGIATESDDRVIMAQLPQNQLDQLRNSPFTDAIALLGGNDYFENDDTGRIVFGNAGNDTIFGGAGNDTISGGRDNDYIDGRGGDNILFGNLGDDTVIGGSGNDTIFGGQGNDVIIGGPGNDVLSGDRGLDTLTGGGGANQFFLQASGANRDVITDFQPGVDKLRLPDGVAFAELQIRGSGTNTEIVRNGEVLAILNGVAPGSVTANDFIGNVGETPPVAVTPGNTARTAGDLGVFSGTRTFRDFVGTTDSNDYYRFTLNQVHDVELTLFGMDQNADLELYIGDLKPDGSVEIGNRVERSTNWGTSDDSITRSLGAGTYFVRVYPQSNQTDTRYSLTFEATPTGIIDQAGNTPSEALNLGILEGERNFQDFVGTADPNDYYRFTLAGVRDFNLDLFGMRQNADIELYLGQQKLDGSWELGNRIERSTNWGTSDDSITRSLGAGTYFVRVYPQSNQTDTRYSLRFNATP